Part of the Sulfuriflexus mobilis genome is shown below.
TATTGAAGACAAGGGGGCATTCCCGATTCGGCGGATACCACTGGATGATTATCTTGATGATTTTCAATTTGACCAGTCATATACCCATTTAATGGGGGCCGCACGTAATGCAAAAAATGGTCAGGTCATCAATCTGGATATCCGCCGCAAGGTCGCTGATTTGGAACTAACCGGTCTGCCGCACCTGGGTTCCGGTATCACCTGGCTGTACAAGGGTCACCCGGTGATGGCAACACCCAACCTGAAGAAGGCCGAAATCAGTATTATTGATATGACAACCTGGAAAACCATTAAGCGTATCAAAACGCTGGGGCCGGGCTTCTTCATGCGTAGCCACGAAAACTCACCATATGCCTGGGCAGATGTGTTTTTTGGGCCAAATAAAGAAGCCGTACACGTGATCGATAAACAAAGTCTTGAAATCATAAAAACCCTCAGGCCTTCCCCGGGCAAGAATGCGGCGCATGTTGAGTTTGACCGTTATGGTAAACACGCCTTACTGAGTGTGTGGGATATTGACGGTGAATTGATTGTTTATAATGCAGATACGCTAGATGAAATTAAGCGCCTGCCTATGAAAAAACCATCGGGTAAATATAATGTGTTTAACAAGATCAATCGTTCAGCGGGCACTAGTCACTGAATAGGATTGATGAAAGCCCGGTAGTGGTCACGGGTGGATGGGTATCGAATTGCCTCTCAGTGCTGTGGGACGGCTGAATGCCCGCCTCACAGGCCCTGATAAGATTGTCGCTAACGTATTGATTTAAATGGCGCGCTCGGCGGGAGTCGAACCCACGACCTTTGGCTTCGGAGGCCAACACTCTATCCAGCTGAGCTACGAGCGCATAATGTAGTTGCAAAGCGATGAGTCGCTTAAGGTGATTGGCCCCTGGTCGGCCAGCACCACACCGCTATGGCGGCCTATCGATCCCCGGCATCCGTGATGCTTGGGGGCCTGGAGATATCCATGCTGCATATATGGATAAAAGGGAGCCACAGGTATCCCACAAATCCCGTAATAAACGCGGTCAGGCGGGGCTAGGATACCGTTGTGGCCGCGCGGCGTCTATCTTTGATGGGACTATTACTTATTTTTCCGTAGTTTAGTGTTTTACCCATGCCCGTTTGTAGCTATACTTTGCCCCTGATTTTTAGTGGGCGGCCTGTTGTCGCCTCTCTGGCCATATTTTCAAGGGGAAAGACCGTGGGACAGCAAGATAGCCATGTAATGAAGACCCTGACACAGTTCATTCTGGGTCTGGTAGCCTTTGCCGTAATTATTTTTGTCATTGCCCAAATCATGACGGGTGGTTTCTACAGTGGCGACAAGCCCGCCGCCAGTATGAACGATGATGCCGCGATCGCCGAGCGCATTGCGCCTGTAGCCAAGGTCATGGAGGCCGGTGCGGCACCCGTGGCGGCTGCTGCCCCTACTGAGCAGAGTGGCAAAGACGTATACAACAGTGCCTGTTTCGCCTGTCACGGTACCGGTGCCGCCGGTGCGCCAAAACTGGGTGACAAGGCCGCCTGGTCTGCACGTATTGCCCAGGGGCTGGATGTGCTGTCTGGACACGCCATTAACGGTTTCCAGGGCAAGAAAGGCTTCATGCCTGCCAAGGGTGGTAACCCGGCCCTGTCTGACGATGCCGTCAGCGCCGCAGTGAAGTACATGGTCGATGAAAGCAAGTAATGCCCTGAACCATCGTGGGTGGTTAGGGTTGCCTCGACCTCATTTTTGGGTGAGGTACTCATAATGAAGCCTGCAAGGCTTCTATGAGACAGCATAATGAACCCGTAGGGTTTTATGCCCGACCTGAACCATCGTGGGTGGTTAGGGTTGTCTCGACCCATTTTTGGGTGAGCATCTTGATATAAAAAAGGTCAGCCTCGGCTGGCCTTTTTTATTGCCCGCTAGAGATAGCGGGCGGACCAGGCGGTGATGATGTGAGCGAGATAGCTGGCGTCTTCGCGAACCTTAAGCAGATGATCGGCGTGTTCCAGACTGAAAATCGAGGTAGGTTTACCGGCGTGTCGGTAAATACGTTCGGCGTGTGTAAAGTCAATTAATTCATCATCACGTGACTGACAGATTAACAAGGGTTTTTGAAAGGCACTCAGTGTCGAACCGTCTTCGGCATAGGCGAGGTCCTGAAAAAACTTTTCACCGATTTCAAAATGATTACCGCCCACAGTGATCATGGCCTTGCCGGTCTTGCTGACCTCCGGGCGTTTGCCGATAAAATGCCGCGCCACATGCCCGGGGTCGGCCGGGGCGGCAAGCGTCACGGCGGCCGTGCAGCTGGGGATACGTGCGGCGGCATGCAGCATCGCCGTGCCGCCCATGGAGTGACCGATTAATAATTTTACCGGCGCATAATTAGCCGCCATGTATTCGGCAACGGCAACGATGTCATCGACATCGGTAGCAAAATTGGTTTGAGAAAAGCGTCCTTCACTGTCGCCAATGCCGGTAAAGTCAAAGCGCAATACGGCAATGCCCTGCCTGGCGAGTTCCTCGCAAATAACATGAAAGGATTTCAGGTTACGTGAACAGGTAAAGCAGTGACTGAACAAGGCATAGGCACGTGGGGTGTGTGTATCAGGTAAGTCGAGTTCAGCACCGAGTACTGCACCGAGGCTGCCCGGTATCCGGAGTCGTTTTTTGAGCATGGGTCAATCATTGGTGATGAGGTAGGGCAATAATAAAACAAAGCCGAGCAGAATGCAGGTTTAGTGACCGAGGGCCCGGTCAAGGCGACGCAGACCGATGGCCTCTTGCAGGTGTGCGGTACTGATCTGATCGGCCTGATCAAGGTCGGCAATGGTGCGGGCAAGTTTGAGGATACGATGCCAGGCACGTGCCGACAGGCCGAGTTTTTCAATGGCCTGTTCGAGCATTTGCGCATCAGAAGTATCGAGTTGGCAGTATTGTTCGATCTCACTATTACTGAGTAAGTGATTGGCCCGGCCGCTACGGGAAAGTTGTCGCTGCCGTGCCAGGGTGACACGTTGTCGAACACTGGCGCTGTCTTCACTCTGACACGGGCGATGTAATTGTGCCTGCTTCAGGCGCGGCACTTCGATATGCATATCAATACGGTCGAGTAGCGGGCCGGATATCCGCGAGCGATAACGCAGTACCTGTTCGCTGCTACAGTGACAACGTCCCCCCGGGTCACCGAGGTAGCCACAGGGGCAGGGGTTCATGGCGGCGATCAGCTGAAAGCGTGCAGGAAATTCCGCCTGGCGTGCCGCGCGCGAGATAGAGATCTGTCCACTCTCCAGGGGTTCACGCAAGACCTCGAGTACGCGGCGTTCAAATTCAGGTAACTCATCGAGAAACAGGATGCCGTGGTGGGCGAGCGAGACCTCGCCGGGCCGGGGCTGGCTGCCACCACCCACCAGGGCCACGGCCGAGGCGGTATGGTGTGGGGCACGAAAGGGGCGATGTCGCCATAGCGACTTATCGAAGCCCTGTGCACTGATAGACAGTACCGCCGCCGATTCGAGCGCCTCAAGGTCTGACATCTCCGGCAGGATGCCCGGCAGGCGACGGGCCAGCATGGTCTTGCCGGTGCCGGGTGGGCCGATCATGAGCAGGCTATGGCCCCCTGCCGCGGCGATCTCGAGTGCCCGCCGGGCATGGTGCTGGGCGCGTACGTCGCTGAGGTCATCCTGCAAGATACGGCTATCCAGGTTCAGGGGCATGTCTGTGGTCGCCAGGGGTTCACTGCCGTTGAGGTGGGCGCAGACCTCAAGCAGGTGCCGGGCGGCGTGTTGCCGTACATCCCGTATCAGCCCGGCCTCAGTGGCATTGTCTAGCGGCAGGATCAGGGTACGTGAGGCCTCGCGTGTGGCGAGGGCTATCGGTAGGGCACCGTGCACAGGCCGCAACTCGCCGGTCAGGGCCAGTTCGCCGCAGAACTCGTAATCCCCAAGTTGGGGTGCCTCGAGCTGACCGGAGGCGATGAGGATACCGAGGGCGATCGCCAGGTCGAATCGTCCGCCCTGTTTGGGCAGGTCGGCCGGGGCGAGGTTAATGGTGATACGGCGTGCCGGGAACTCGTAGCGTGAGTTGAGGATGGCGCTACGCACGCGGTCCTTGCTCTCGCGGACCTCGGTCTCGGCAAGGCCGACGATGGAGAGCGAGGGTAGGCCATTGGAGATATGAACCTCAACCCGTACCAGCGGGGCGGCGATCCCCGCCGCCGCACGGCTATAGACAATGGCGAGTGACATGGCAGACTTCCTTGTAGTGTCGTTTGGGCGTCCAGCCCGAATACATTATATAGAGTAGCGTTACAGCTTATTTTCCATTTCCTGCAGCTGCGCGGTTAACTGCTCGAGTTTCTCGCGGGTGCGTGCCAGTACAGCAGCCTGGACATCAAACTCCTCTCGTGTGACGAGGTCCATTTTCTGTACCGCGGCGGAGATGGCCGCGCGCAGGATGTCATCAAGGTCATCACGGGCGGTATTCAGGCTGCTGGGCAAGGTCTCGCGCAACTGCCGGGTCAAATCCTCAATAAAGCTTTGTGAACGGTTCATAAAGGTTTCCTGTAATGGGCCTGCTAAGTGTATCGAAAAATGACGGAGTTGGAATCCTGCATAAGCACCAAAACAGGGCACCATCTTTGTGCGTTGTTTCTTATTGGTGCATAGATAGCCTTAAAAAAATCCAGAAAAATCTGTAACCTATTGTTTTTAAATTAAAACTAAAAGATGGCATAGCTTGTGCAAAACACGGGCAGGTCGCAGAGGGCGTCCGTCAGAATTCAATACATTTACATATTTATTTAATATTAAGGGGTAACGACAATGAACAAGACACTTACAAGCATCGCAGCGGCCGGCCTGCTGGCTGGCTCCGGTATGGCAATGGCTGAGGTCACATTTAGTGGCAATGTCGGTATTACATCAAATTACATTTTCCGTGGTGTTTCACAAACTGACAATGCGCCAGCCATCCAGGGTGGTTTTGATGTTGAGCATTCCAGTGGCCTGTACGCCGGTATCTGGGGCTCAAACGTGGACTCAGGTTTTTACTCTGGTGCCGAGGCAGAGTTTGACCTGTATGCGGGCTTTGGTGGCGAGTTTGCCGGTGGTATCGGTTATGACATTGGTTACCTGGCCTACCGTTACCCGGATACAACCTTTAATCCCAACGATACCGAAGAAGTCTATGGCTCACTGAGCTATGACTTTGGTCCTGCTGCGGTCACTGTCGGCCTGGCCTACTCAGACGACTGGTTTGGCACGGATGAAAGCCTGTATACGAGTCTGGATGTTGATATCCCCTTAGCCTATGACTTCTCCCTGGGTCTGCATTATGGCGTGGAAGATTTCGATCAGCTCGACGATTATGATGAGTGGAAGGTAAGTCTGGGCAAGTCATACGGTGGTTTTGACTTCGCTCTCGATTACACCGATACCAACATTGATGAGAACGATGCTCAGGCAGCGGCAACTGATGCGCTGGCAGACGACAAGATCGTCTTCACCATTTCCAAGAGCCTCTAAATATATTCTAAAGTGGTTATGCCTGCCCTGTAGGGCAGGCATAACAATTGGGAGGAGATGTAATGAAACTAGTTAGTGCGATTATTAAACCCTTCAAGCTCGATGACGTGCGTGAAGCGTTGTCTGATATTGGTGTGCAGGGGATCACCGTAACCGAGGTCAAAGGCTTTGGCCGCCAGAAGGGGCATACTGAATTATATCGTGGTGCAGAATACGTAGTGGATTTTCTGCCCAAGGTAAAACTCGATGTTGCCATTAATGATGACCTGGTTGAACAGGTACTGGAAGCTATCGCCAAGGCAGCCAATACCGGCAAGATCGGCGACGGCAAGATCTTTGTTTTTGACCTGGAACAGGCCGTGCGTATTCGTACCGGCGAAACCGGTCCAGAAGCACTTTAATCAAGGGGAGCAAGAAAGATGGAAAATAATATTTTTGAATTGCAGTATGCCATCGATACCTTTTACTTCCTGGTATGTGGTGCACTGGTTATGTGGATGGCAGCAGGGTTCTCGATGCTTGAAGCCGGTCTGGTTCGGGCCAAGAATACGACCGAGATCCTGACCAAAAACGTGGTCTTGTTTGCGGTAGCCTGTACTGCCTATATGGTCGTGGGTTACGACCTCATGTATGACGGCGGTCTGTTCCTGGCAGGTATCGCCGGTGGTGAAACGCTGGCCGCTGATGCCCTGAAGGCCTCGGCCGAGAATGGTTTCGCTGGTGATTCAGTCTATTCATCCGCGTCAGACTTTTTCTTCCAGGTCGTGTTTGTTGCCACCGCGATGTCGATTGTCTCCGGTGCCGTGGCCGAACGCATGAAACTGTGGGCCTTTGTCCTGTTTGCCGCGGTTATGACCGCCTTCATCTACCCGATGGAAGGTGCCTGGACCTGGGGCGGTAAGGCAGTATTCGGTATGTTCAGCCTGGGTGATGATTTCGGCTTCTCCGACTTTGCCGGTTCCGGCATTGTGCATATGGCCGGTGCGGCCGCTGCCCTGGCGGGTGTACTGCTGCTTGGCGCACGTAAGGGCAAGTACGGTGCCAATGGCCAGGTTAACGCCATTCCGGGTGCCAACCTGCCATTGGCCACACTCGGTACCTTTATCCTCTGGATGGGCTGGTTCGGTTTCAATGGCGGTTCAGTACTGAAACTCGGTGATATCGCCAGTGCCAATTCCGTTGCCATGGTGTTCCTGAATACCAATGCGGCAGCTGCCGGTGGTGTCATCGCGGCACTCATCGTTGCCAAGCTGATGTTCGGCAAGGCTGACCTGACCATGATTTTGAACGGTGCCCTGGCCGGTCTGGTCGCGATCACCGCTGAGCCGTCAACACCCACGGCACTTGAGGCTACCTTGATCGGTGCCGCTGGTGGTGCCCTGGTCGTGTTCTCTATCATCGGCCTCGACAAGCTGAAGATCGATGACCCGGTCGGTGCCATCTCGGTTCACGGTACGGTGGGTATGTGGGGTCTGCTGGCCGTGCCGCTGACCAACACCGGTGCAACTTTTGTGGGTCAGTTAGTCGGTCTGTTGACTATCCTTGTTTGGGTATTTGCTGTCAGCTTTATTACCTGGATGGTGATTAAACTCATCATGGGTATCCGCGTCAGCGAGGAAGAAGAATACGAAGGTGTGGATTTGGCCGAATGTGGTATGGAGGCCTATCCGGAGTTCACTGCCTCGAAGATATAAACCTTTCCTCTCAACCATGGTGGTTGATATTAGCGGGCGCCTCGGCGCCCGCTTTCTTATGCGTATCAGGGCAGGTTATTATGGCTGCCGTCGCAAAAGGGCTGGTCGGCGCTGTGTTTGCAGCCACAAAGCCAGAATTTGGCTTTTTCGGCCACGGTAAATTTAACCGGCTCAAAGTCCGTACCCTTATGTGAGCCATCACAAAACGGCTGGTTTGCCGAACGGCCACAAGAACACCACCAGTAGTCACCGGCCTCGAGTTCAATATTATAAGGTGTCTTCTGGGGGATCGTCGGTTCTGCCATAATGCTCTCCTGAGGTTTGCGAAGGCGCTATTCTAAAAAAGAAATCATGAAACAATTACGTGCAGAAGGTGTGGCTACTGACCACTTGCCAGAAATGGACCTGACCCTGGAGGCGGGTGAGCGGCTATGCCTGAGTGGGCCGTCGGGTGTCGGTAAATCATTATTATTACGCGCGCTGGCCGACCTGGACCCGCATCGCGGCAAGATCTGGCTCGATGATAGGGAACAGGTCGAGATACCGGCTGTGGCCTGGCGAAAACAAGTGGGTTTACTGCCGGCGGAGAGTGCCTGGTGGGCAGAGACAGTGGGCGAACACTTTAGCGAGCCGCCCGCGGAGGGCCTGCGACAATTGGGATTTGATGAGAGCACCCTGGGCTGGTCGGTAGAACGGCTGTCGAGCGGTGAAAAGCAACGTCTGGCCTTATTACGCCTGCTGGCGAATATGCCCAGCGTCCTGTTACTCGATGAACCAACGGCCAACCTGGACCGGGAGAGCACGGCCAAGGCCGAGGCCTTGATTAAGGACTACAGCCAGCGGCACCAGGCAGCAGTCTTGTGGGTGAGCCATGACCCGGAGCAGATTAGGCGGGTTGCGACACGTCATGTGCGTCTCCAGGCAGGTAAACTCGGGGAGGTCGCACTTTCATGAGTATTATCAGTCTGTCGACACTGGACCTGTCACTGGCGGCGCTGTTGGTCGTGTTACTGGCGGCTCTGAGTTTATGGTTACAATTGGGCATTGCCCGCCAGTTACTGGTAGCCGCACTCAGGACCACCGTGCAGTTGATGTTGATTGGTGTGGTCCTGAAAGTCTTGTTTGATAGCGTTAATCTGCTCTATATGACACTGGTGGCAACGGCGATGTTGCTGCTGGCCGGGCGCGAGGTCATGGCGCGACAGACGCACCGCTTCAGGGGCATCTGGGGATTTGCGATGGGCACCGTGTCGATGTTTTTCTCGACCTTTGTCGTCACCCTGCTGGCCCTGACCATCATTATCAATACCGACCCCTGGTATACCCCGCAGTATGCCATCCCCTTGTTGGGCATGATGCTGGGAAACACCATGACGGGTATCGCGCTGGGCCTGGAGCGCCTGACCCAGGCGGCACGTGAGCAGCGCCGGCAAATCGAGGCACGCCTCGTGCTTGGGCACAGTTCGGCACAGGCGATCAGCGGCTTGAGAAAAAACGCCATGCGCCTGGGCATGATACCGATAATTAACGCTATGGCGGCGGCGGGCATTGTCAGTCTGCCGGGCATGATGACCGGTCAGATCCTCGCCGGCACGGCACCGCTGGAGGCAGTGAAGTACCAGATACTGATCATGTTTCTCATTACGGCCGGTACAGGTTTCGGCACGGTGGCCGCCGTGATGCTGGCAGGTCGTCGCCTGTTTGATGGCCGGGCTCGCCTTCGTCTGGACCGCCTGAGTTAAACAGCCGCCCTTGCTGCGGCTATCATGCTAAAGTTATTACGACATACTAGGTGTAAAAAAGGCGAGAGGATGGATAAACACACATTACAGGGGGCCGTAGTCAGGGGCATTATCAAAGATGAACAGGTTGAACCCCTGCTGGTCTTTCTTAATGAAGATGAACAACAGACGGCAGATACGGGTACAGGTGAGGAACAGCTGCGATTTGTCAGGAGCTTTGGCGATATCTTTATTACCCTGGGTATTCTATTCGTTGCTGTCTCGCTAAGTCGTTTTGAGTTACAGGCCTATGCCAACCTGATCCCGGTGGCCGCATTTGCCCTGACGGCCGAGTGGCTGGTTCGTGTGCGGCGTCTGGCCTTGCCAGGTATCGCAATTTTGCTTTCAATGTTGTATTTCACCAGCCAGGTCGGTGATTTTCAGACGCAGCAACATGGCCTGTTTACGGCTGGCCTGATGACAGCCGTGGCAGCGGCTTTTTACCTGCGGCACAAGATGCCCTTTAGTCTGTTACCCATTGCTGCAGGGATCATAGGTATTGTTACCTTCTTGCTGCGTATCGATCTTGGCGAATTATCGATAGTCCTGGCTGGATATGGCCTGGCAATCTTTGCTGTGGCAATGTGGTTTGATATACAGGACACCGCGCGGCAGACACGTCTGAGCGACTGCGCCTTCTGGTTACACTTGTTGGCGGCACCGCTAATTGTGCACGGTGTCATGGTCAGCCTGTTGAGTCCGGCCGGGATAGAGGCGCCGTATAGGGAAATCCTGACGATCCTGTTCTTTATTGGCTTCTTCCTGCTGGCATTGTATGTCGATCGCAGGGCGCTGTTAGTCTCGAGTATTTCCTACGCCATTTACGCTGTCATTCAGTTGGCTGAGGGCCACGTGATCCGGCTTGAAAATATCACCCTGTTTGTTTTTTTACTGTTTGGGGTGTTTATTGTCTTTTTTGGCACCTACTGGTATAGGGCGCGCAGTTTGATCTTTGCACCCATCGCCAAAAAGTCAATTTCAGCTTACGTGCCACGTATATAAAGGTTGTGTGAAGACGGTCACGGCCATGGAGGCGCAGCTCAGTGAAATTAATTAAGTTCTTAATGTGGCTAGGCCTTGTCGCGATGACAGCATTTGTTCAGGCTGGCGTTTACAAGTGGGTCGATGCAGACGGTCGTGTGCACTATGGTGACAAGCCCACCTCAAATCAGGCCGACGAGATAAAGATAAAAAAACAGCCGGCGAGCGGCCAGACAGATCAGTCGGCCAAGCGTAAGGACTTGCGTGAGCGTTTCTTGCGTGCCCGTGAAGAAGAGCGAGCAGAAAAACAAAAGGCTCGCGCGGAGGAAAAACAAAAAAAGGCCGAAGCGAAACGAAATTGCGCACAGGCAAAAAAGGAATATGATAAATACCGTCATGCCTCGAGTCTTTATATAAAAGGTAAGGATGGCGAGCGCCAACATCTGTCTTTCAAGGAAAGGGATGAATATGAAAAGTCACTCGCCGCCAAGGTCAAAAAATGGTGCGGTAAATAGTCAGGGTAGTGGGCCGGTGCCGGCCACGATGAAGGCCTCGGTGATCGGCCTGGGTGCCATGGGTGCGCCCATGGCAAAGAATCTACACAAGGCCGGCTTATTGCAAACGGCCTGGAATCGCAGTCCGCAACGGGCAAAAGCCTTTCAACAGGAAACCGGTATTTCAACGGCCGAGACACTGCAGGCCGTCGCTGAGCAAAGCCAGTGCATTATCATCAGCGTCTCTGCCGATAATGACCTGCGAGAAGTGATTCATGCACTCTTACCACATTTAAATACCGGCACCTTAATCATTGATACCTCGACCGTGGCCGTGGATACGGTGCGCGAGCTGAGTACTGTGCTCACCGACAAAGGTTGCTTTCTGCTGGATGCACCGGTGTCCGGTGGTGTGGAAGGTGCCCGGGATGGAAAGCTGGTCATGATGGTTGGTGGTGAAGAGGCCGTGCTGGAAAAGGCCCGCCCGTTATTAATGGCGATCAGCAGCAAGCAGGCATGGATGGGGCCCACAGGCAGCGGCCAGGCGACCAAGGCCGTCAACCAAGTCATGGCGGCCGGCATCAACCAGGCCGTGAGCGAGGCGCTGGCCTTCGCCGAGGCGATGGGCCTACCGCTGGATCAGGTCATTGATGTGATCGGTGGTGGCGCGGCCGGAAACTGGTTTCTCAGCAAGCGCGGCAAGAGCATGGCCAAGGGACTCTTTGCCCCGGGTTTCCGTGTCGCCCTGCATAAAAAAGACCTCGAATTATGCCGGCAGATGGCCGAGGCGGTCAGCGCCGATGATATGCGCCTGCCTCTGGTTGAAATGACCTGTCTGCACTATGCCCGGTTGATGGAACAAGGTTATGCCGATGAGGATATTTCGGCGCTGTATCGCCTTAAGCAGGCTTTATTTACTGGAAAAAAGGCCTAACTTCAGGAAAAACCTAAAGAAAAAAGTATTAAAGTATGGGCTGGTATGGGCCGATAAATAACAATAATTCTCGTTAGGTTATTTTCGCGTTCCTAAGCAGGTGTCTCCATGAAGCCCAGTATTCTCCGTAATCTGTTTGTCTCCTTTACCGGGTTTGGCCTGCTCATGGGCATCGTCTTCCCCTTCTATGCGCAGTTTTTTGTTGAATGGAAACCCGGCATGCACCTCTGGTTTGCCGTGGGCTGTCTGGTAGCGGGCATCTCAATCGGGCTCATCAATTACCTGCTGGTGAAGATGGTCCTGCTGAAAAAAATGGACAGGCTGTCAGATATCGCCAATGCCATTAGCGGCAATGATTTTTCTCAAACTTGTTCAATACGAAGCAATGATGTCATTGGCAGAATTGTTGATAGTGTAAATCGTATGGTGGCCAACCTGCAGACAATGGCAAGTTCAATGGGTCAGTCATCACAACGTCTGGATACGTCGGTTACGCATATTGGTGAACTGGTTGACAACACCAATGAGGCCGTCGCAAATCAACAAAGAGAAACCGGGCTCGTTGCCAGCGCAATACAAGAAATGAGCCAGGCCAGCGAGGATGTGGCGAGCCATGCAATGAATGCAAGTATGGCTGCTGAGCAGGCGAGTGCCGATGCGGTTCACGTACGTGAAACCATGAAGAGCAATGTGGAATCAATAGCCGTGCTGGCAAGTAATGTTGCTGAAGCCTCATCAGTGATTGAAGTATTACAAACGGACAGTGCTGAGATAAACAAGGTACTTGATGTCATTATCTCTATCGCGGAAAACACTAACCTGTTGGCCCTGAATGCAGCGATAGAAGCGGCCCGTGCCGGCGAGCAAGGACGGGGCTTTGCCGTAGTGGCCGACGAAGTGCGAGTATTGGCGACACGTACACAAGAGTCTTCACAAGAGATTCGAGATATCATCGAACGTCTTCATACAGGCATCAAGCAGGTGGTTGATGTCATGGCAAAAGGCAGCCAACAGGCGGATACATCGGTAAAAGGTGCAGAACAGGCTGATAGTGATATCGCAAAAATGCTTGAGGCATTCACCAGTATTACGGCAATGAACAAACAGATTGCTGAGAGTACGCAGACTCAGCACAGTCGTGCAGGTACAGTAAATAACAGTGTGCGTAGTGTGGATGAGGCCGTGCTGGTCACCAGTCAGGTAGCAAATGAACTTTCAGCTATGAGTGCAGAGCTTGGCCAGGTAAGCCAAGAACTCAATGGGATGGTCAGGAAGTTTAGTTTTTAGCGCGGTCGTCTCAGGTTTTCAGTTTTAATAACAACACATCAATATTGTTTTGCTTCAAACGACTACGGGTGCGATTCAGGGCATCGAGATTAGTGTACGGGCCGATACGCACACGATGCCAGCTTTCTTTATTATTGATCGTCACCGACTCGATGTTGGCCTCGACTCCGAGCAGGGCAAGGCTGGCCTTCATGCGGTCGGCCTGCTCGAGGGTCTTGAAGGAGCCCGCCTGCAGGATATAGGTACCCGGTTTGGTCAGGGGTTTGGCCGCTGTACCGGGGCGTTTATCCAGCTCATCCTCGGGGATGGCGATTTCCATCTCCGGCAGTATGGTATAGAAATCGAAACGGGTTTTTTCTTTCGTCGGCGCGGTTAACGAGGCCTGTTTACGTACGGCACGGGCATCACTACTGGAGGAGGACGGTTTATTGTCCTTTAGCGTCAGGCCGGGATAGTTGTCCTTGATATGGACCAGGAAGGCGATGAACAGGCCGATCATCAGACCGGTGCTCAGCCAGACCCAGCCGGGCAGGGGCGTTGAGTTATTCGGTTTTCTTTTTTTCTTTGCCATAGATTTTTCTGACATGGCTACATGGTATCCGGTGCGCTGACACCAAGCAATTGCAGGCCATTCTTCAGGACCTGTTGTGTCGCCGCAATCAGCGCCAGACGTGCATCACGCAGGGCCGCATCCTCGACAATGAACTGGTGGGCGT
Proteins encoded:
- a CDS encoding ABC transporter permease produces the protein MSIISLSTLDLSLAALLVVLLAALSLWLQLGIARQLLVAALRTTVQLMLIGVVLKVLFDSVNLLYMTLVATAMLLLAGREVMARQTHRFRGIWGFAMGTVSMFFSTFVVTLLALTIIINTDPWYTPQYAIPLLGMMLGNTMTGIALGLERLTQAAREQRRQIEARLVLGHSSAQAISGLRKNAMRLGMIPIINAMAAAGIVSLPGMMTGQILAGTAPLEAVKYQILIMFLITAGTGFGTVAAVMLAGRRLFDGRARLRLDRLS
- a CDS encoding DUF4124 domain-containing protein; protein product: MTAFVQAGVYKWVDADGRVHYGDKPTSNQADEIKIKKQPASGQTDQSAKRKDLRERFLRAREEERAEKQKARAEEKQKKAEAKRNCAQAKKEYDKYRHASSLYIKGKDGERQHLSFKERDEYEKSLAAKVKKWCGK
- a CDS encoding NAD(P)-binding domain-containing protein; this translates as MKSHSPPRSKNGAVNSQGSGPVPATMKASVIGLGAMGAPMAKNLHKAGLLQTAWNRSPQRAKAFQQETGISTAETLQAVAEQSQCIIISVSADNDLREVIHALLPHLNTGTLIIDTSTVAVDTVRELSTVLTDKGCFLLDAPVSGGVEGARDGKLVMMVGGEEAVLEKARPLLMAISSKQAWMGPTGSGQATKAVNQVMAAGINQAVSEALAFAEAMGLPLDQVIDVIGGGAAGNWFLSKRGKSMAKGLFAPGFRVALHKKDLELCRQMAEAVSADDMRLPLVEMTCLHYARLMEQGYADEDISALYRLKQALFTGKKA
- a CDS encoding methyl-accepting chemotaxis protein, whose amino-acid sequence is MKPSILRNLFVSFTGFGLLMGIVFPFYAQFFVEWKPGMHLWFAVGCLVAGISIGLINYLLVKMVLLKKMDRLSDIANAISGNDFSQTCSIRSNDVIGRIVDSVNRMVANLQTMASSMGQSSQRLDTSVTHIGELVDNTNEAVANQQRETGLVASAIQEMSQASEDVASHAMNASMAAEQASADAVHVRETMKSNVESIAVLASNVAEASSVIEVLQTDSAEINKVLDVIISIAENTNLLALNAAIEAARAGEQGRGFAVVADEVRVLATRTQESSQEIRDIIERLHTGIKQVVDVMAKGSQQADTSVKGAEQADSDIAKMLEAFTSITAMNKQIAESTQTQHSRAGTVNNSVRSVDEAVLVTSQVANELSAMSAELGQVSQELNGMVRKFSF
- a CDS encoding SPOR domain-containing protein, which translates into the protein MSEKSMAKKKRKPNNSTPLPGWVWLSTGLMIGLFIAFLVHIKDNYPGLTLKDNKPSSSSSDARAVRKQASLTAPTKEKTRFDFYTILPEMEIAIPEDELDKRPGTAAKPLTKPGTYILQAGSFKTLEQADRMKASLALLGVEANIESVTINNKESWHRVRIGPYTNLDALNRTRSRLKQNNIDVLLLKLKT